One window of the Prinia subflava isolate CZ2003 ecotype Zambia chromosome 1, Cam_Psub_1.2, whole genome shotgun sequence genome contains the following:
- the OTUD1 gene encoding OTU domain-containing protein 1 — translation MQLYSSVITHYPAAATAAAAAASPSSAAVFKVSLSPGPSAAEAPSAADAAGPNAAAESSGKDSFVPAGGSSSAAAMPAFSSCLEVMPSGPAAGPAGRPAAGPQFSSCAQVTVSRRRPLERIVPIRIVQRAEAAAELVPGSPRSRAWLEGILESVRQAGGDGEAAAEEPSNRSLRLSEHCQALQAAAAGAQPGLVPGCGPAERSAAPAQPGGPAHGQEEEEEAAGPDGRRGPGGRAERSEKLALYLAEVEKQDKYLRQKGRFRFHIIPDGNCLYRAVCKAVYGDQRLHGELREQTVHYIADHLDHFNPIIEGDVGEFLIGAAQDGAWAGYPELLAMGQMLNVNIHLTTGGRPESPTVSTMVHYLGPEDPTRPSIWLSWLSNGHYDAVLDRVCPNPEYEAWCRQTQVQRRRDEELAKSMAVSLSKMYIEQNACS, via the coding sequence ATGCAGCTCTACAGCTCCGTGATCACCCACTACCCCGCGGCCGCGACCGCAGCAGCCGCCGCGGCCTCGCCGAGCTCCGCCGCCGTCTTCAAGGTCTCCTTGTCGCCGGGACCCTCCGCCGCGGAGGCACCGAGCGCCGCCGACGCCGCGGGCCCGAACGCGGCCGCCGAGAGCTCCGGCAAGGACAGCTTCGTTCCCGCggggggcagcagcagcgccgccGCCATGCCCGCCTTCTCGTCCTGCTTGGAGGTGATGCCGAGCGGCCccgcggcgggcccggccgggcggCCGGCGGCCGGCCCGCAGTTCAGCTCCTGCGCGCAGGTCACCGTCAGCCGGCGGCGGCCGCTGGAGCGCATCGTGCCCATCCGCATCGTGCAGCGCGCCGAGGCCGCCGCGGAGCTGGTGCCGGGCTCGCCGCGCAGCCGCGCCTGGCTGGAGGGCATCCTGGAGAGCGTGCGGCAGGCCGGGGGCGACGGCGAGGCCGCCGCCGAGGAGCCCAGCAACCGCAGCCTGCGGCTCAGCGAGCACTGCCAGGCGCTGCAGGCGGCGGCCGCCGGCGCCCAGCCCGGGCTGGTCCCCGGCTGCGGCCCCGCGGAGCGCAGCGCGGCCCCCGCGCAGCCCGGCGGGCCCGCGCAcggccaggaggaggaggaggaggcggcggggccCGACGGGCGGCGGGGGCCCGGCGGCAGAGCGGAGCGCAGCGAGAAGCTGGCGCTGTACCTGGCCGAGGTGGAGAAGCAGGACAAGTACCTGCGGCAGAAGGGCAGGTTCCGCTTCCACATCATCCCCGACGGGAACTGCCTGTACCGCGCCGTCTGCAAGGCGGTGTACGGGGACCAGCGGCTGCACGGCGAGCTCCGCGAGCAGACCGTGCACTACATCGCCGACCACCTGGACCACTTCAACCCCATCATCGAGGGCGACGTGGGAGAGTTCCTCATCGGCGCCGCGCAGGACGGGGCCTGGGCCGGCTACCCGGAGCTGCTGGCCATGGGGCAGATGCTGAACGTGAACATCCACCTCACCACGGGCGGGCGGCCCGAGAGCCCCACCGTGTCCACCATGGTTCACTACCTGGGGCCCGAGGACCCGACGCGGCCCAGCATCTGGCTGAGCTGGCTTAGCAACGGGCACTACGATGCCGTGCTGGACCGCGTGTGCCCCAACCCCGAGTACGAGGCGTGGTGCAGACAGACTCAGGTACAGCGCAGGCGGGATGAGGAGCTGGCCAAGTCCATGGCCGTGTCCTTGTCCAAGATGTACATTGAGCAGAATGCCTGCTCATGA